In Daphnia magna isolate NIES unplaced genomic scaffold, ASM2063170v1.1 Dm_contigs282, whole genome shotgun sequence, one genomic interval encodes:
- the LOC123468088 gene encoding LOW QUALITY PROTEIN: uncharacterized protein LOC123468088 (The sequence of the model RefSeq protein was modified relative to this genomic sequence to represent the inferred CDS: substituted 1 base at 1 genomic stop codon), with protein MEGNQHEEYSRQWKKAQELANQHLFKAQTKQKKYYDEGTKSVKYNPGDLMEKKLLLFCILTTLQTTHTIFSSVCDCNYVKTRGILDINSPYYCQNPSTNHQPRYLTNYTLMTKQNPVKTWKGWTCKQWIKTKKITGSFWIGSFDTVYSQETKLLSAIERWEMVNNKKCGGNLMQAGTTTLSFTSTPTGEGKWYAIKEYHALNCLAEEITLKQETPESLVESPFGFLNTTQQEGEYTQNHNTIVWGDRSTNSSNSQIIFKGEGYIELTNSMINVNTSRLLDNNKQIEITFSNKPDINNKEFAQPGFKVVGMPLTFLIFPNQVNVDTWSCNEYADPIASKVKRSTNNEIEFLDNRAKKEAMGKRLYSISYAWGSIRMGHPIITNVEENGIMTKKDTIAYLMVNGSSINTQVSVHNQYDIQDPLPTGTKFEYIVDHSIRLMNTNICIVANENNQIMAENCTEKTSRWILDLINYQWISLETGLCITLHDEEEGRVRLGTLKTCSRQGTISENQQWVIEILTTNPDVLDNFPDASIDEFEEIQLEQRTSVTTTVSSPIFGGLLKRNHGRGNIIWDMIGWGLMKHGKSPDEKCLTHNGVNKPITLEACDPNWIKCQTSLQKLLTSNDPLVQSQTTVANCSEASSKGQAFEYSSDFTIRPFNTNNCIKANTTMLILHECSDKSSIWGTFDHTGQLMASDRTGLHSGASDRKCLTRRIDKLSLGHCHGTSQKQHFSFEYRNPHQPRTLTAAAIISLQTQHAXFGKNLPILPPLNHRDPKEINYKTNATEGITKNSTITTKSATSMTATTDKSVIPSIAAKVTTSAKTETTTTSIRPTTTTTKPTTTFRTTTTKSTTTTKKPTTTTKNPTTTTQKPTTTTQKPTTTTQKPTTIIQKPNTTTLKTTTTTQITDSTPKSTTTSKSTTISTEAEKLPTITSTTASSTLTSTSLKTTITTHDLIKYELGKMHEQYKISIETEHDNKLAKEIRDVYCQLSKIKRTQAIILAQTNGLLAAAALGLPMCTRIYGFGQAMTLQQCDPKRISLSAKETKCGFQPFFVYGKNNCTIGLDGWSIHPYSECFWKSQLININGYPHTWQHNATAGDWIKQEATIHTSNLDLIAEFEELHLNSFDYGLRNHPAHGTMEMEQLNILNDLVGRINEGEGKELPDILVTEEQDNQIGNMFSWFETLKITALSAIGFILFLICQEMDSMIPEPIYSAGGANEKPFIREFAPLMTLATETPKETLTSINTPSAPKKGKLYPIEELKWENEQNKECTGSHTTCSYVVGYGMVWEDLCRCTPEDHLKRTINK; from the exons ATGGAGggaaatcaacatgaagaatatTCTCGCCAGTGGAAAAAGGCACAAGAATTAGCGAACCaacatttgttcaaagctcaaacgaagcagaaaaagtattATGATGAAGGGACAAAAAGTGTCAAGTACAATCCCGGCGATCTG atggagaaaaaattacTACTCTTTTGCATTCTAACTACATTGCAAACAACCCACACAATCTTCTCGTCTGTATGCGATTGCAACTATGTTAAAACACGAGGAATTCTAGATATTAACTCACCATACTATTGCCAAAACCCCAGCACTAATCATCAACCACGATACCTAACAAATTATACGCTAATGACTAAACAAAATCCagtaaaaacttggaaaggatggacttgcaaacaatggattaagactaagaaaataaccggatctttCTGGATAGGATCTTttgacacagtttattcacaggaaacaaaattgcTCTCAGCAATTGAACGCTgggaaatggtaaataataaaaaatgtgggggtaatcttatgcaggcaggaacaacaacgttgagttttacatcaactcctacaggggaagggaagtggtatgctatcaaagaataccatgcattaaattgtttagcagaagagataacattaaaacaagagacaccagaaagcttagtggaaagtccatttggattcttaaacaccactcagcaagaaggggagtatacacaaaatcataACACCATAGTATGGGGAGATAGATcaacaaattcatcaaattcacaaattatttttaaaggtgaagGGTATATAGAATTAACAAACTCAATGATTAATGTAAATACTAGCCGTCTTCTTGATAATAACAAGCAGATAGAAATAACTTTctctaacaaaccagatataaataataaagaatttgcCCAACCTGGATTTAAAGTAGTAGGGATGCCTTtaacatttcttatttttcca AACCAAGTAAATGTAGATACATGGTCTTGCAATGAATACGCAGATCCAATAGCGAGCAAAGTAAAACGGTCGACTaataacgaaattgaatttcttgacaATCGTGCTAAGAAAGAAGCTATGGGAAAAAGACTTTACAGCATATCGTATGCATGGGGTTCGATACGAATGGGACATCCTATAATAACaaacgtagaagaaaatggaataatgacTAAAAAAGATACAATTGCGTATCTCATGGTTAATGGTTCATCAATAAACACGCAAGTATCAGTCCACAACCAATATGATATCCAAGATCCTTTGCCAACAGGAACAAAATTCGAATACATCGTAGATCATAGCATAAGGCTTATGAACACTAACATCTGCATCgtggcaaatgaaaacaatcaaattatgGCAGAAAATTGTACCGAAAAAACATCAAGATGGATACTGGATTTAATTAACTACCAATGGATTTCTCTAGAAACAGGCCTGTGCATCACCttacatgatgaagaagaaggacgAGTTAGATTGGGAACACTAAAAACGTGCAGTAGACAGGGAACAATTAGTGAAAATCAACAATGGGTTATCGAAATCCTAACAACAAACCCGGATGTGTTGGACAATTTCCCAGATGCATCCATTGacgaattcgaagaaatcCAGTTGGAACAGAGGACATCAGTAACAACGACCGTCAGTTCGCCAATTTTTGGAGGATTATTGAAGCGGAACCATGGGAGAGGAAACATCATATGGGACATGATAGGATGGGGACTAATGAAACATGGTAAGTCAcccgatgaaaaatgtttaacacacAATGGCGTTAACAAACCAATAACACTCGAAGCATGCGATCCTAACTGGatcaaatgtcaaacaagcctacaaaaattattaacaagtaatgaccccttggtgcaatcacaaacaaCCGTGGCTAACTGTAGCGAAGCATCTAGCAAGGGCCAAGCATTCGAATATTCCTCAGACTTCACGATAAGACCatttaacacaaacaactgcattaaagcgaacacaacgatgctcatCCTGCACGAATGCTCAGATAAAAGTTCCATCTGGGGAACATTCGATCACACAGGACAATTAATGGCAAGTGATAGAACAGGACTTCATTCAGGCGCTTCGGACCGGAAATGCCTAACAAGACGGATCGACAAATTATCGTTGGGACACTGTCATGGAACAAGccagaaacaacattttagcttCGAGTACCGGAATCCACATCAACCTAGAACATTGACGGCAGCAGCAATAATATCTCTACAGACGCAACACGcctaatttggaaaaaatctaccaatcttgccaccattaaaccatcgtgatccaaaggagattaactataaaacaaacgcaacggaaGGAATAACTAAAAATTCGACCATAACGACAAAGTCAGCAACATCCATGACTGCTACAACAGATAAATCAGTCATACCTTCCATTGCAGCCAAGGTAACAACAAGTGCGaagacagaaacaacaacaacatcgatTAGGCCGACTACAACCACAACAAAACCGACAACAACCttcagaacaacaacaacaaaatcaactactaccacaaaaaagccgacaacaaccacaaaaaatccgaccacaaccacacaaaaaccgaccacaaccacacaaaaaccaaccactaccacacaaaaaccgaccaccATCATTCAAAAGCCAAATACTACCACACTAAAAACAACCACTACCACACAAATAACAGACTCTACACCCAAATCAACTACAACATCAAAATCTACGACAATAtcaacagaagcagagaaatTACCAACAATAACATCAACAACCGCATCATCAACATTAACTAGTACATCACTCAAAACGACTATCACGACACA TGACTTGATAAAATACGAGCTTGGAAAAATGCACGAGCAATACAAAATCAGtattgaaactgaacacgacaataaattggcaaaagaaattcgggaTGTTTACTGCCAGTTATCAAAGATAAAACGAACGCAAGCCATAATCTTAGCCCAAACAAATGGATTGCTTGCAGCCGCCGCACTCGGACTTCCAATGTGTACAAGGATATATGGTTTTGGTCAAGCCATGACATTGCAACAATGCGACCCAAAAAGGATATCACTATCAGCAAAAGAGACCAAGTGTGGgttccagccattttttgtttacggaaaaaacaactgtacaATCGGACTCGACGGATGGTCTATTCATCCGTATTCGGAGTGCTTTTGGAAATCCCAATTGATAAACATCAACGGATATCCTCATACGTGGCAACATAACGCCACAGCAGGAGACTGGATTAAACAAGAGGCGACCATACATACTTCAAATCTggatttaattgcagaatTCGAAGAACTGCACTTAAACAGTTTCGACTATGGATTAAGGAACCATCCAGCTCATGGAACcatggaaatggaacagctaAACATCTTAAATGACCTGGTGGGACGAATTAATGAAggagaaggcaaagagttacCTGACATCCTAGTAACAGAAGAACAGGACAATCAAATCGGGAAcatgttttcctggtttgaaacattaaaaattaCGGCTCTCTCAGCGATAGGATTCATCCTATTTCTCATCT GTCAAGAAATGGATTCAATGATACCAGAACCCATCTACAGCGCTGgaggagcaaatgaaaaaccgtTCATTAGGGAATTTGCACCTTTAATGACGTTAGCAAcagaaacaccaaaagaaaCCCTTACGTCGATAAACACACCAAGTgcaccaaagaaaggaaaattgtaccctatcgaagaattaaaatgggaaaacgagcaaaacaaggaatgtaCAGGTAGCCACACGACCTGCAGCTATGTCGTTGGATACGGAATGGTGTGGGAGGATCTATGCAGATGTACTCCAGAAGACCATTTAAAACgcacaattaacaaataa
- the LOC123468087 gene encoding uncharacterized protein LOC123468087, protein MYTLDFVSQHLAEIRMAFSLFHPLIFQNPCCEFRRFTTADVQLFDELFNTVRSGVSFPVAPVSVVQPVWCNDFYYNEYPGYARLRDVLPLLHARFLWWAESGDDIYHPSASVSNFYPELTYADIQIRLEHRQVRLAVLNHLSDSAEED, encoded by the exons ATGTATACGTTGGATTTCGTTTCTCAGCATCTTGCTGAAATTAGAATGGCTTTTTCGCTTTTCCACCCGTTAATCTTCCAAAATCCGTGTTGTGAATTTCGTCGCTTTACGACTGCCGATGTGCAGTTGTTCGATGAGTTGTTCAACACGGTTCGGAGTGGTGTATCCTTTCCCGTTGCTCCCGTATCCGTGGTGCAACCGGTTTGGTGTAACGATTTTTACTACAA tgAATATCCTGGCTACGCCCGACTTCGCGATGTTCTTCCACTGCTGCACGCACGGTTCTTGTGGTGGGCAGAATCCGGAGATGATATTTATCATCCTTCAGCTTCGGTTTCCAATTTTTATCCGGAGTTGACGTATGCCGATATCCAAATACGACTTGAGCACCGCCAAGTCCGATTGGCtgttttgaatcatttgaGTGATTCTGCTGAGGAAGATTGA